One Perognathus longimembris pacificus isolate PPM17 chromosome 2, ASM2315922v1, whole genome shotgun sequence DNA segment encodes these proteins:
- the LOC125345582 gene encoding hyaluronidase PH-20-like, whose protein sequence is MGMPSFKHLFASSSELYGTSQTVLVYLLIRCCLTQDFRAPPLIPDKPFLWAWNAPTELCVGKFNEPLDLKLFSFMGSPRKTAVGQSVTIFYSNRLGYYPHINTAQESINGGIPQLASLQDHLMKANADILYYMPTDKLGLAIIDWEEWRPIWERNWAPKDIYRHKSVELVQHRDITLNVSEAIDQAKAEFEEAGKNFMLETLRLGKSLRPNHLWGYYLFPDCYNHNPQRPNYNGQCPNIEKKRNDALHWLWEESTALYPSIYLRSELAASPKAVLYVRNRVQEAIRVSKVRDARSPLPIFVYARLVFSDLTLQFLSQEDLVNTIGETVALGASGMVIWGTLSLARNMKSCLNLHTYLDTTLNLYLINVTLAAKMCSQVLCQDQGVCTRKYWNSSDYLHLNPLNFEIQSPQVGQYVIHGKPTLHDLHHFSRRFKCSCFANLNCKQRADVENIHTINVCATDDICINAFIKKPAQPQIVGSVVGNSSVHINDSSAQSCATMSHHIPWKDLIYGFIHSTISPFCIMKSMRPLQWALPLEISDTELPVLGLWTQGLSTVPG, encoded by the exons ATGGGAATGCCAAGTTTCAAACACCTCTTTGCGAGTTCCAGTGAGCTCTATGGCACATCCCAGACAGTGTTGGTGTACCTTTTGATTAGATGTTGCTTGACACAGGATTTCAGAGCTCCTCCTCTTATCCCAGATAAGCCTTTCCTCTGGGCCTGGAATGCCCCAACGGAATTGTGTGTTGGAAAGTTTAATGAGCCACTAGACTTAAAGCTCTTCTCCTTTATGGGAAGCCCTCGAAAAACAGCCGTAGGGCAAAGTGTTACGATATTTTATAGCAATAGACTTGGCTACTACCCTCACATAAATACTGCACAAGAGAGTATAAATGGAGGGATCCCCCAGCTGGCATCTTTACAAGACCATCTGATGAAAGCTAATGCAGACATTTTGTATTACATGCCCACAGACAAACTGGGCTTGGCTATCATTGACTGGGAAGAGTGGAGACCCATTTGGGAAAGAAACTGGGCACCTAAGGATATTTACAGACACAAGTCGGTCGAGTTGGTTCAGCATCGTGATATAACCTTAAACGTCTCAGAAGCCATTGATCAGGCCAAGGCAGAATTTGAAGAGGCAGGGAAGAATTTCATGCTAGAGACTTTAAGATTGGGAAAATCGCTTCGGCCCAACCACTTATGGGGTTACTATCTCTTCCCAGACTGTTACAATCATAACCCTCAAAGACCCAATTACAATGGACAGTGCCCcaatatagaaaagaaaaggaacgaTGCCCTCCACTGGTTGTGGGAAGAAAGCACGGCcctctatccatccatttatttgaGAAGCGAATTAGCAGCATCACCCAAAGCTGTCCTGTACGTGCGCAACCGCGTCCAGGAAGCCATCAGAGTCTCTAAAGTGCGGGATGCTAGGAGTCCACTGCCGATTTTTGTATATGCTCGTCTGGTTTTTAGTGATCTAACTTTACAGTTCCTTTCTCAG GAGGACCTTGTGAATACAATTGGAGAAACTGTTGCCCTGGGGGCTTCTGGAATGGTTATATGGGGCACTCTTAGTTTAGCACGAAATATG AAATCTTGTCTGAATTTACACACTTACTTGGATACTACATTGAATCTTTACTTAATCAACGTCACCCTAGCAGCCAAAATGTGTAGTCAAGTACTTTGCCAGGATCAAGGCGTGTGTACAAGGAAATACTGGAATTCAAGTGACTATCTTCACTTAAACCCACTGAATTTTGAAATTCAATCGCCACAAGTTGGACAGTATGTAATACACGGGAAGCCCACACTTCACGACCTACATCATTTCTCCAGAAGATTTAAATGCAGCTGTTTTGCAAACTTGAATTGCAAGCAGAGAGCTGATGTAGAAAATATCCATACTATTAATGTGTGTGCTACTGATGATATTTGCATAAATGCCTTTATCAAAAAGCCAGCCCAACCTCAGATTGTCGGTTCAGTAGTAGGGAATTCTTCTGTTCACATCAATGACTCATCTGCCCAATCGTGTGCCACAATGTCTCATCATATTCCTTGGAAAGATCTCA TATATGGCTTCATTCATTCAACCATCTCACCGTTCTGTATTATGAAGAGTATGCGTCCTCTCCAGTGGGCTCTGCCTCTTGAGATCAGTGACACTGAA ttgccagtcctgggcctttggactcagggcctgagcactgtccctggc